Part of the Spirochaeta isovalerica genome, CAAAGCACAATCTTTTTATTGCCCAATGTTATCATTAATGATAACTTATATTCATGAGCTGGAAAGTTTCATTTTTCAATGAGAAAGTCTCAAAAACAACACTTGCATTCCCGAAAGGTATACTTGCAAACTTTCTTCACATTGTGGAAATGATAGAGCAATTTGGACCTTCCTTAGGCATGCCATACACCAAGGCATTCGGGAAAGGTCTATTTGAGATCAGGGCTAAGGGCAAGAAGGGATCGGCAGATCATTCTTCTGTACGATTAAAGGGAATGAAGTAGTAATTCTCCACTCCTTCATCAAGAAGACAAATAAAACCCCTAAGAAAGACCTCGATGTCGCCCAAAAACGAATGAAGGAGGTTCAAAAATGGACAGAGTAGATTTTTCTGATTTTAAAAAGGAAGCTCTTAGTGACGCTGAAGTTCGCGAAGAATATGAAAAACTGAAGCCGATATATGAACTCCGTAAACAATTGATCGCACTACGAAAAGATGCAGGATTAACCCAAGAAGAGCTAGCAGAAAAACTTCATACGAAGAAGAGTAATATTTCCAGACTGGAAAGCGCTAACTCTAAAAGCTCCCCTCGCCTATCAACAATTGAAGAATATGCTCATGCAATGGGTTACGAAGTAAAGATAGACTTCATACCCAGCGTTCAACGATAGAAATGGACAGATTGTACATCCTTGTACAATCTGTCTTTCCAGAAGAGTATCTCCATAATTTTACTTCCTATAACAGACAATATATGCTCGTTTCACTCGGGCTTCGCCAAATCTATCACTTCGTGCTAGACTTCATATATTGTCAGAACGTTTTGCGCAATTAATTTCTTATCTTTCTTTTGAATTTGCACCAACATCCTTGTTGGTGCTATACAGAATAACTGGACATTATACCATATTTGATATATTTTAGACATAT contains:
- a CDS encoding helix-turn-helix domain-containing protein, which encodes MDRVDFSDFKKEALSDAEVREEYEKLKPIYELRKQLIALRKDAGLTQEELAEKLHTKKSNISRLESANSKSSPRLSTIEEYAHAMGYEVKIDFIPSVQR